The Neodiprion lecontei isolate iyNeoLeco1 chromosome 2, iyNeoLeco1.1, whole genome shotgun sequence genome segment GGTTGGGCTTTGGCATGTATAAGAAGGCGGTTACATTGGAGGAGGGGGGGAAGAGGCCAAAGAAGTCTGAGCCGGCCGACGGAGACTCAGCTCACGATCAGCTTGGCAGTGCTCGTGGTCTCGGCGTCTGAAGTTACGCTGGGAAATCGGCGCGGACGATCGTCCGCCTGGATCGGCATCAGTGGCTGGAGAAGGGGTTCTGGAAAGGCAGACAAGACGTCGAATCCAGGCCAGAATCGGACCGCCGCGGCAGTGTAGCGATCGAAACCGTTCGCCGACGTCAGAACGAGGCGTTGCAAGCGCTTTACGCGAACCTCGAATCTCCTTTCGGTAGAGCTTACATGCCCAACGGTTGCAGGTAAAATCCTTAAAAAATCTACAGGTGCCATTATAACCAGTGGTGTTTAAAATGTGAGACGACTTCTTATCGACTACCGTGACACAAGCTGTGCAACGATCGTATTCTGCCCAGTAAATGTTCAGTGTCACTGTTACCTCAATTCCGAATTGAGTCGTTCAACCATCGTCACAAAGAGGAAACTGATCGTGTGCCAAGGATCCCTGAAAAGGGCCAGGACAGGCTTACAGCGATTCGGGTACAGTTATAATCTCGAAAACGAGGCTCGTTGTCAACAACAACGGTGAGTTTTCACCTCGCACAACAACATCGCGCCTTCTTTTCGCAACGTCGAGTCAAAATCATTCGACACTCTTCGATATCTTTAACGGAACTCGACTGCTCCTCTGTCGATTCAGCTGGAATCGGCTTCGAGTACACAACGGAGGCAATTCGTGTTATGCACTTTCAAACCCTGAAGAAAGGAGAAGATTAGTGTAGCTAATAATTTCCTCCGAAATCTGTGCGTTTGCACACACAACTGACGTTCTAACTTGGGTGCTTGCTTTTGTCCTGTAGAGCGGCACGCAGCGTAATTAGCAGGAGCATTGACATGAATAAACAATTAGTTTCGGCAACTCCTCAACTAACGGAATTAATTTTCGTTCCACTATACGCAATTATTCGCAGCGTCTGCAGATTGTTTGACGATTTCAATGAGCACACCGTGTAATTAGGTTGAATAATGTGAACTATCGTCTgccttcgttttttttttttttttgagtctATTTCAAGAATGGAAGTACAGTATTGTTGACTGTTTGTCGCTACCACTTCGGGCGTGAGATTCGTCAAGCATTGAGAGTAAAGGCTATGGTTTAAAAACGTGAAGAAACATGGAGTTGTGGAATCGGTAACGCAAGTTTGTCAACACACAATGGCCagtattttaaaaaactcTCGGTATTTCGCACATAACGGCACGAAAAATTCCATTGTTAGGCTTACTCTGTATTGTCGATGTGTTATCAGCGACGTTATGTTAGAATTCTGCCGCTGCATCGTAAGAAAGTGTGTAGGACGACATTCGCAGTCCGCTAataagaatttattcatgagAACCAAGTGGTTGTGTGGTGTGATGCAGATGGAATGCTTCAATTCATACGGATGTTTATGCTCAACATTTGTATACCCCAATATTTGTAACTTTTTGGAGTTTATTTTCAAGCTGCGACGAATTTCCTCCGTCTGTTTCAGCGAGGAATGGCATTGCGGGTCAGGGGAGAAACGGATGTCAAAAAATGCTCCTACTATGTTTGGTACCTGGGAGCGAGGGAGGCGAGGGGCGTCGACGCGATGCCCGGTGCCATAGCCTACCTTTTGGAGCGAGAACGCCTTCAAGAACCCTTCAAGGTCACGCTACAGGTGAGTGGAACCAATTCGCGCGTGCAATTCGTTCATTCCGTTCGTCCATTCGGAACCTCGAAACTGAATTCGAATATATCTGCGGATATTGGAGAgctttttgacatttttcttaACCGTATTTTGCTTTTCATTTCATGAATTGTTCATACAGGGttgattttcatattttttcgataaaaaagtTATTCCGAAAGTTCAGAAGCTTGGAAGAATCACGACCGAACGTTTCTTTTTAGGAATGGTGACAGCAGCTAATTTTAGTAACCTTGCTgtatattttagaaaaatcttgCACTTTGCATATGTTGAACTATACACTTCAGAAAGATTGCAGCAGCTTTTATTTGTAAGGTTCAAAACACTGCAGAAACATCGTGGCAAAGTAACTTCGGAAAGGTGAAATATTACCGCAATGTAGCTTTGcgaagtttgaaatattccgaaaatattgcaataacGTAACTTAATTGTGTGTGaaacatttcagaaatattgcaTAGCTTGAAATATTCAAAGCTTGAAATATCACCGAAAATTTATAGCGAACTATAATTCGGCAATGGcatttaaaatttcactctcacGATGCAACAACGGAACTTCGCAAGGTTTAAAATATCACAGAAACGTTGCAGTAACGCAACTTCGCAGGTTCtggaatatttcaaatacattGCGTATGCATCTTTGCAaagttttaaatatatatatgataaatTGCAGCAACGTAACGTtgcaaagtttgaaatatttcgcCCGTCCAAAATGTTCACTTGCAGTGTACTCAGGCGAATAGAAACGAGGCAGCGGGATCGGTTAGAAATCGAGTCTACGACCCGGTGTGTAACTATGTAACGCAATAAACCTCATTGGATATCTATCGGCCATCGGCTGTACCGTAAACATAGTTCGTTCGCACTAACTTTCCCcacattaaatatttttcatacatgtaTTTAATTGTTGTTCGTTTcggtatcgaaaaaaaaaaacattttgatCGATCGGCCCATCGTGATCGATGATCTGTTGCAAAGATCCGTCGCAAATTTCAAATCCCTTTTTCTATTAGCAGCGAATTAAGTTTGAACAGATTTTACGATTTCGCAACAGCGAATTAAAATTTCCCTGGCCGGAATTAACGGATCTCTCCGCAAATATTTTCGATTCCAGTTTACAAGTAAGGCGTTAACGCGGCTGCGTATAGCAGGTATATCATGGCTTTCACAAATATCGAGAGTTCCaaatagaaaaatacgaaagcCTTTTGCTCTCGCTAGCGACAGGTTAACTTGTGAGTTAGATACGCGCCGCCATGCGCGCAGGTAGAAGTATTTACCGCCTTTTACGGGACGCTAGAAATTACGAGGCTTGTCACATATCATTTGCGACAGTTGCAACCGACAGTGGAAAATTAAtgctaattatatttttttgacacAATTAATTCTATGCCGAGAGAATTTGGCGCACTTTCTTCACAAAACCTTTAGCAAATAACTCACAAAATTGTAATTCTTGCTCGGTGCGAATATAGTATAATACGCGGCATTGTGTAATTCTTAATTGTTCATAGCCGAGCTTCACTAGAAAGCCAAGTCTCTTGGTGTCACCGCGTTGTTGATTTGTCATAATAACTGGCTCAAGCTCATGGGACCCGAGGAATAATTATTGTGTAAtccgtagaaaaaaaaacagagaaaaataatcataataatagtaactaGATACACCggtgggaaaatttttgagatttctCAAGAACATTTTCGCACATAAATATACTGTATGTTTTTCTGATTACGAGACTCTTATGCTAGCATTGTAGCCTATCACAACCGAGATCACAACACTGAAATCAATCCGGTACAATGCACGCAAACCTATAATATTTATGGTGCGGTGCTGACATGTAAGCGgtcgtaaataaattattatgtcTATCCACTGTAATACTTGGTGTGGTAATGATTGTCATTATTTTAATACCCATTCCATGTGCTCACGCAACAGCAAGACTACTTTGAAGAAGGAAGCGCCTAAGTATTAGATTTTCAAGCTTCGAACGTGAATCACTTAAACATCGAAGCGTGTAACGGAGTATCGTGCTTGTTATTGCATGAGTATTGTTTTTCGCATCCCTCAAGGTGCACCCCTTGACGATCAGGTCGTTACGTCACCTTTTTTCTGTAATCACTAAGTTTTGGGCCGGAGGAATTTTCTTATTGGCTTGTGTTCATGTCTAACAGGTGAGCAGCAAAGgtttgaaaatcattcaaaCGGTTCACCCTGGGGGATCGACCAAGTCGGCTGTAAAACACTTGGTGCCTGGCCATGCCGTCCTGGCTGCTGTTCAAAGGGAAGACATCGTGGCAGCGACTCTTCTCTTACCGAATCCCGCCACTAATAACCCCGTCCATGTTCACGCGTATAGGTAAATGCACAGTGATTCCACTTGGACAAAAAGTGATTCATAGTTTGAGGTTAGCAAAATTCGTATCACGAAAAAGTGTGTGAAAGCATTCCGAGAAGATGTTCTCATCGTCTTCCACCATTCCTggaatcaaatttgaaactgGACAAAACAGAACTGGACAAAACGATCATATGGTCGTGGTTAGGATAATATGGCGTCGTAAGTGgtgatcagctgatcgttttaGGTAAATTTTGTGAATACCAGGGCACAGAAACCATCGTGCAACCTTTCGACCTCCTGttttgttaaaattaaatcaatATAGAGTAAAATCTATATTAAAATAAACCACTCTGAAAATTAAATGCAACGACCATGACAGTTTctgttataaattttctacCGCTAGTCCATGCGTCTGAATTTAAGAATCCTAACCTGAGTCTGACTGCTGTATTACTCACGCATGCTAAAGTGTTGACTGGAAAATTCTCTCCCGAATTAAGATGCGACTCTGTGGAGACAGCTGAGCTGCTCGGTGGACAACTCAAGGCGTTGGCGTCCCACTCGGAGAACTTGACCAGAATGTCCTCAGTTGAGAACAAGGTCAGATCGAACTTGGGGAGCGACGGGCGCAGCACCAGGGAGTCAGAGTCCTCCGAGGGTAGCGGAGAACTCAGGCATCACGGACCCGTGCAGCCGGCCTCGATTTACGAGTCCTTGGCCGCTGAGCTCAGAGCTAAACTGGGTAAGCGATTGCTGTTTACGCTACACgtatctttgtttttcattattgtaaaGAGTTGGCGATCCACACCGAATGAAATGGACATAttaatgttaaaaaatatttttcacgttcattttttaactGACCATCGCGAACGAATTATTTCATTCCGGTGCAAATGGTTATGGACAAAGTTCCTCTGTCgagattattatatttttcctgCAAACTGAATTCGATATCGTTTCGTCCCGTTTCCGGCTTGCAGAGTGCAGGCTCGGGTTACTCTTATAGTTGCAAGAAGACTCCCCCACCTTGTGGCAACTGCATAGCCAGCTAGAAAGTTGTTCCGAAGCAGCCAAAACATCACGGGGTATGAAATGATAACTTATGTAAGATCGGTGCGGAAGTGTGCAGTGAACGTGTagcgaaatttgaaaatgttcgaATCGTCTTGACGGAATACTCGAATATCTCCGTCTTGTAATCCTTTCGTAAATTTGCCAAACTATGGTAGAACTGCGGGTTGTGTTAGAACCCACAAAGCGTCACTGAAACTCGGCCGCAACCATTCAACGTAAAAACAGTGACATTTTCGCCCCGCTGGTGAAAAGATTCTCACGACTTGTTTCATTAAATCCTCTCGCAGTGTGCCAAATGAATGTTTGGAAATCATGTATACCTAGTATTTACATCTCCAAACAAACTTGTTGGGTCACATTTGTTTGATCTTCATGTCAGGCGATGAGCAACTATGCTTGAATTTGCAATTTTGATGCTTCTAATTCCTCTTCACACGCTCACGACGTGTATGAAGCAACCCGATTGCTCACTCCGATCAAAGCCCACCATGTTATGTAACTCGAAGCTACCGTAGCTATCACCGCAACGTGAGCTGCATTCGATAGTCATGATATCCGTCAAGCGTgacataaaaaatttatgtcaaCGTCATACATCGACGATACGGCGATATGAACATGTACGCAATTGATTGTAATTCCAAGTCGAGTGTCTCAGGTAACTGGAAAATTATAGATCATATTGAAGATAATCAATAGCACTTTCGGTGGGATTTCATTCCGAAAACTTCTAATTAGCTAACCTCATCGCTGTTAATGGCTTAAGTATGATTGTATACGATTACTGTGCTTTTGGTGTTTGAGAGTTTTGAGATTGTATCGGTGGTGATACCCAATGGGAACGACCCGAATCACTTTACAATGCACCGTGAACGCTCTTCTAGCACTACAACGGCACGGTGGTGAGGAAAGGTTAGGCATTATGTGCACACCCCCGCAAAGCTAGTCAATGAACTTTGTGGCAAGTATAAGTTGAGAGGCGGTATGAGACATTGCGGAATGTAAATCCGGATGTCAGCCCAGGCCACTAATCCAGATGTTTGCACCTTGGGTGGgtttaactttttcaaaatgtcaGACACGAGAGAATCGATGATCAATGCATCTCGAGCACCTGCCTCGCATCGTCTGTAGGAAAACAATCACGCTTTGTTGAAACAATCAGATACAGGAAGTTTCTCTTTCTGGATCAAAGCGAAACATATGCAACTATAGAGCTGCGTGAATATAACCGTTACCATTCTCGCGGGGCATGAGAGAGCGTTGTGATAACTAGACCGAGATTCAATATAATCTTACAATTACAGAGTGTTATCCTGCCGATTCTGGGATTATTCGTTGAATAAACGTAATACAAACGTTAAAAATATGGGCCAACAGATCAGCAATCAAGGTCTGTCCGCTTGCATTAAGTATTGTGCAAAATTCAGACTGGCCACTTTCAAGATGATTTCAAATGCGTATTCCGCGCATATTAACGAGGTCGTTAGTCCCTACcccaattttttattaatgaaCCTGAAACTCGCAACGAATATGGGCTTCGTACCGATCGCTAAAACGATTCGCTTCACGACTCGACCGAAATAACCGCGTACTGCATTCTTTCATTGAGGTCACTCGGCTCATGACTCACTTATATGGGGTTGAACGTTGACCCAGGTTGATGGAGCCGCATAACTCATCACGCCGAGTATCAACGACTTAGTATTGGTGCTCTTCGATGGAAATGCAGTAAACGCTTGTCATCGGATGCCGAATAAACATGAAACTGAAGTCAGTTAATCAAACAATCGTAAATAAGGATACCGTTTAACAGAAATGTTCCGTAAGCTCAAAACGCCGGAATTCAAATGCTCGGAACTTTCGCGAGGGTTCCGAATTCCGAACAAATTAGTAGCATTCGTTATTGCTTCTTCGATCATGTTTCAGGGAGGGGAAATTCGGCTGATCGAGACGGTGGTCGCGTTGGTCCGATCTTGCTGCCTCCAAGAGATTATGACACAGTGCACAGACACCGGGGTAACTTGGCCGGAATCGAGTTCCGGAGGTGCTTGAACCAGAACATTGTCGGAGCGAACACGTCCATCGACAGGGGCGGAACTCGGAGCGCTGCAAGCAGCGGCATTGGATCAGACagcgccgcgacgccgccgccGTACCAACCCCATCATCCCCTCGGTCCACGACCCTCAGGACCATCGAGGGATTCCTCTTCCGGTGAGTCTGTCCATTCGTTTCCATCATGCGAGCTGAGCTGAATCGAAACTGGGAATGAAAGTGGGGTCAGGCGATATGGCGTCGAAAATTAGGCGTTTGTCAACAAACCATTTTGACTGAACAAATGCGAATACAAAGGTACAGAAATGTTTGTGCAATATGTGAGATTTTTGGTTCGTTATATTGAGGTAATACAGAGCCAAATGTGAGTCGAAAATCcagttttataattaaatacgaCACCCTAAAGCTTCTTCAGTACCTGAAGATGATCGCTGCAGCTCAATTTTGTATACTAACAAGGCGTAGAGAACCTTGTACAACCTGTCATCGTGTTATTTCATTGTCTGACTTGATTCTTAGTGAAAAAAAGACAGGAATTGTACTTCTAAAATCAGGTACGGGGAGTTTACGCAAATTAATGCCAATACTGAAATATGAATTCATAAATACGGGAATGAATTGTGACACCTCTTTTTCCGAGGGTCGATGATACCGGATAATAGAGTCGGATGACACGGATCGACGAGTAGCGACACTGTGGTATCGGGGAATTATTTACGCAGTTTTTTCCAACCCGTAATGTTCGGGATCCCGACCAAACCGCGACCTAGGTAAGAACAGAGTTTCCCGTTTCAACTCCGGTATGGTTAGCGGTATCCATTATTaggaaatttcaattcaccACAAAAAGAACTAGCTGCCAGCAAACTTTTCGCTGCTATAGTGGATCTATAGATAAATCGAGCAAaacgatcgatcgatttttaCGAGTTTGGGAAATAGAAGAAGTTGAGAAATGGACAAATTCGTAACCGCATCAAATGATTATGTTATTTAAACTTTCGacattacatgtatatatatgtatacagtaaAACCTCGATTATCCGAATTTATTGGAACCGAGCCTATAAGTTCGGATAGTTGAAAGTTTGAATAACCGAAAAGTCATTTTTATCTTAAGGGATGATACAACACAAACTTAAATTGACAAACAGTCTATATTAAACATCTAATTGCAAATACTTATTAAACCTCTTTCAAACATCGAgagcttattttttattaggTTGGTTTTATCTAGTCGACCATTGTTAATTGGCGAACGGCTGCTGCGCATTTTTTATCGAGCAAAAATATGTGTTTCGGGCCgacaatgtattttttcagccAACGTTCGCATAAGTTAAGTATTCGAAGGTTCAGATGGCTAAGGTTTTACTGTAGTTAAACTATTCCGTGAAAGAAGCcgcgatttttaatttcagttATTTTATATAAACGTATACGAAAATCACGTCTACCACAAGATCATCGGCATATCTGAAAATGATCATTCTATACCTAGGTATgtctgtataaatatttacagcCAACCTGTTTCGTTACGAGAGTCTAAATGCCAATCGTCATGAATCACGAACATGCCTTGTAACTCATTTGTAAATATCCACATTTCATCTGCCGGCTTTCGAGGCGTTCGTCAGCATGAGCAACACGTACACTGAAGAAAATATCACGCGCACACTTTCTAGCCATATATAAATACTCGCAGGTTGTATGCGTACCTGTAGAATTTTATACTCTGCCTACCCGTTCTATCATCTATAGTCTAATGAACAGAGACGATACATTGATTCTTATGGTTGTCAGGTTGAAACCGTTAGAAACGATACCTGGGGCGAAGCCTCTCTCGACTTGCGACGAATGCCTtgcaagataaaaaaaaataaataaaaaatagaagtgAGAATTATacggaatttttattttatttttgttatctATCACGTATATTCTCACTTTTCTGCCACCAACCCATAAAAGCACTCAATGTAACGTTTCGTTTAGTCTAGAATTTCAGAGAGCAGGtcgatttcaacaatttctcgTAACTCACGATCGGCCAGCGGGCTGGGTTTGTGAATTGTATTTGGTGAAGTAGATGCGAATGACGATGATATGATGCTTTTGCAAATCAGCGAGGCGGCAGAAGCACGACTAACCCATATAGAGCCGGAGCAGGgagtgaaaaagaaacaaataagcTAAATAAAGGCGGCACACAGGTCGATAGAAAACCGGCCCCCCAGCTGCAATCGAACAGATCGTATTCGGCAACCTGTTGCCTCGAACTCCGCGAGCTCGTACAAATACCGTTAGCCACAATAACCTGCGGGCCCGGGGTTCTCTGCCACGTTTCAGACCCCGGAGTCTCGTGGCATACAACGCGCCTTGTGCTGGAGATATTTATTCGTATGCATTGTATGTAATTACATGGtcgattttctttattattattggtttttttttttcttttgaacaCGTAGCAGTCGAGTCTACATTCGAACGGATTAAATTTTTAGTACGCTGTAAACATTTCTGTATGCTGATGGATTTTGATGACGTACGTCGTTTCACTGTGTTGCAACAGCAATAATTCTCAATCAGGTACTCGGAACAGCGAGTTCTAATGTATCGAAAGAATACGATGAATGATGACATGATCATTTGCAACCGATTTAATTCCACTTTTCGTACAAATACAGAAGCAGATATCTATGCTTTCATTTTTAATGGTATGCGATAAGTAATAGGTACATGTTTGCAAGCGTAGGGGAAAATCTCGAAAGCTGTATTCTCGGATTTGGAAGCCTTCGTCGAGGTGGAAATCgtatttgaaacatttttgcCATTATTTTGTTGGGAGTGAATTAGCATTGACTAGTTAATACGCTTCAGAAATGATCGTataatcgaaataaaattgcaagCGTATTAACGGCAGCCATCTTGGCTTATTACTAGAGTTTCAATGAACctattgaatattttgataaCGCTTTTCAAAACTTTAGGCATGTTCGCAACTGATCTGTGCTGGATATTTTAACCTTGTATAGGTTTTGAGTTtggtgcgaaaaaaattttttcgattcagcCACGGCAACTATAGGTGCCCAATTTCCGTGCTACGTCTCGCCAGATCGGCGTTACGTAAACATATGAATGAGAAAGCTTATGTTGAACACTTGAAATACATGTAAACCATATACATGCGCGGAATGTTTGACTACTGCCATTTGCACGAAACAAGCAGGTGCAGAGTTCCTCTGTGATGCGACCTCGGATGAGGCCGGAGGAGTTCCGCGTTCTCGGCCTACAGCCTAAGGCTCTCTTATCCTTTTCTCGCCTTTCCTTACCtatcctctttctctctctctctctctctctcatcttATCCACCTTTCTCCATAGTCCTCTCCCCGcgttctctctttctcccgtCTTTCTCCATTTATTTACCTCtttagaattcaaattttacctCATGTATTCCCATAACTGTACGCGCCCCGCTAATTCCTATGAGTTTGAACGTTTGTTATTACACTTAACgcagttaaaaaatatttcgtgtAAAAAACGGTAGATTGATTTacgttaatttgaaaaatatcaagacGCTGGAAAGCTTGTGCGTCAAACGTTATACTAACTCCTAGAATTcgtaaaattaacaaataatcaGAATCACGTGGAGAAAGAACGGAGGAACATCGAGAATACAGTGGAAAACGTTTTATCGTCAGACTAAATATTCTTAGATCGACTATAAATTCCGCGCGTCCTGAGCGAACAACATTCAAATATAAATGGTGGTTTTCATCGACAAAAATACACGATATCTCGTATGCGGGGAACTTTCGCATTCTTACGCAAATCGAAAGAGTCtcgataaatttattcaaatttaatgcACAAGGCAGCACAATGATCAAATCGCCATGGAATTCGCAAACGGTTCATTTTActctttctttccctttcgatttctctttttgttttcttagtTCTCTAACATTATAATACATTTAAATTTTAAGTAAAACAATTAGTCAAACACATTGAATACTATACAGCAATTACTATGAATAATTGTATGCTTTCAGAGGATGAATGGGGCGGACCAACCGAAGAAGTGGACACGCCTCTTTACTTGGGTGATTCGGGGTCGAATTTGACGCTGCCAAGAGTCACCAGAAGTCCAGAACATGTGGCGCCGATAGCGAGAACCGTTTCACCGGTTCTTCCCAGAACACGACGAGCACCGGAAACGAGGCAGCGATCGCCCAGCCCCCATTGTCAGGGGCGATTAAGTTCCGGGGAAGTGGTCAGCCCTCGGGAGAGGTTCCAGGACGCCAAAGAGATGTTCCGGGCGATGGAGAGGGAAGTCGTTACCAGGCCAGCAGTCGCCAGGCAGAGAGAACCAGATCATCATGCCGTGCACAGGTGACCagaatcttgaattttcagtaGATTATAAAAACGAAAAGGTAATGTGAAGGAGAAGACGTATATGAGATGAATTTGACCAGGTTGTAGCGGTTTGGATCGAATGTATCTGAGTAGACGATTTAGCGGAAAATATGCTTCTCGTATCTAATCTGgaaagtcttttttttttggttcctTTTTTACATCAATTGACGCAATGTGACAAAATAGAAGCCTGACATCTTTCACGGGGTTTTTGTACCTCGATATTCGTGGAATTGACCTGAAACGCTCGGCCGTTTCTTTGACGCCATACTAGTTCGTGACTCGGTTAAAAAAGAATGCCCTTAGGGCGAATAATGAGTATAAGAAATTTGTCGGTATGGCGTGCGAAAGTCACAGGAAGATATGGAAAGAAACTGTCAGCAATTACAAACCAAGAGCAATCGGTATAACGCAAGCCGTGTCCAAGAAATACAGCGATTATAGTAGGttttcagtttcattttcCGCGGAGTGTACTTATCgactttctcgttacgatatTAAGACCAAATTAGGCTCGGTAGATGTTTGCTCTGCAAAATTTATTGCTGCGAATTCCTGACGATCGTTTAATCTGAACCATCGGTATCACACAGATTGGCTTCGTCCCGCAGCCACGTTCACGAGGAAAGAAAAGCGCACCGACGAGCTGCCGCCATGACATCCGTGTCCGCTGCGCTGCCTTCGGAACACGTTAGAAGAACTCATCCTGCGGAGATTATGATGATGGACCGCGACGCCGACGTCGCTGCCGCTTTCAGGGCTCGGTCTAGATCCAAAGGCCATCATTACGTCCCTGAGCAACCACTTGAGTCCGAAATCGTCAGGTCTAGGCCCAGGAGCTACTACGAGAGCCCTCCGATCGCTAAAGATCACCGGGACCTTCGGGATTTCAGGGATCTTAGAGAGGTATATAAGCAGTAGACTCATTTTACGTGTGTGTTTATCAAATACACAAAGTAAGTGTACCGGTTATTGTCCCTTGGTACGCTTACCTTACGTGCTAGCATCATTTGAagtttgagaaatttcacaCTAGAAAGTACAAGGACAATTGGTAAAATCAACGGATCAAGTCTGACACCGTAATGTAACGTGTCCGTAAGGTCACGACTAACCGCTTAATTCAACCGGATCATTATGTATCAATACCTGCACCGTGCTTTGAATGACACCGAGGCCGTCAACATTTTACTATTCATACATACATTCTTGattgtatgtatattgaaACTTCTGtacttgaaaatgaatttcaagaGTTTGTTATAGGTTAAATCAACATTATGGTAAAGATGCAGCTACGGAGGTACTCTTCCTTTACAACGACTCAAATTACCCTTATCACAGTTTTTCTACTAACTGTGCCTCAAATTCAGGCATTAAATCGATTATCTTTCTTCCATTGTGAGTCATTTGTGAGGGTAGAACGTAATACCAATATCAAATCGCGTAAGGTCAAGGTATCAAGAACGGTAACATCACATGCCGCGATCTGGTGGCGGTGAGGAAACTTCTCCAACTGTCACGGGAAtcgtatttaattataaacattagttatttttcatcacggGTTTTGCTCAATATCGATCGAACGTCACAAAGCGTGATGAGTCCGCTAGCTTGCGCCACGTTTTTTCTGCCGTCTCATCAGCTGATCGCTACTTGCGCCGCCATATATTTCCCCTAACGCATTAAGACACTACCtgcacaaaaattttcgcttaATCGTGACAATTTTATCAGCCGAGGGAAATTCGGGACTCGAGGGAAATTCACGGGAGACCACGACCCAGGACTTTAGCTTACCAGGAGTTGGCTGACCACGAGAGATATCCTGGACTCGATCGAGACAGCGCGAGGCCTGCTTTGGAAGCTGCGACTCCCAGTCGATATCGTCACAGTTACGCCGAGCCTCCACGACTCGGACTTGCCGCCTTGCATCCCTACTGACGAAATATGGTCAGCTAATGCAATCGAGGGATGGACAAA includes the following:
- the LOC107221367 gene encoding uncharacterized protein LOC107221367; this translates as MALRVRGETDVKKCSYYVWYLGAREARGVDAMPGAIAYLLERERLQEPFKVTLQVSSKGLKIIQTVHPGGSTKSAVKHLVPGHAVLAAVQREDIVAATLLLPNPATNNPVHVHAYRCDSVETAELLGGQLKALASHSENLTRMSSVENKVRSNLGSDGRSTRESESSEGSGELRHHGPVQPASIYESLAAELRAKLGRGNSADRDGGRVGPILLPPRDYDTVHRHRGNLAGIEFRRCLNQNIVGANTSIDRGGTRSAASSGIGSDSAATPPPYQPHHPLGPRPSGPSRDSSSEDEWGGPTEEVDTPLYLGDSGSNLTLPRVTRSPEHVAPIARTVSPVLPRTRRAPETRQRSPSPHCQGRLSSGEVVSPRERFQDAKEMFRAMEREVVTRPAVARQREPDHHAVHRLASSRSHVHEERKAHRRAAAMTSVSAALPSEHVRRTHPAEIMMMDRDADVAAAFRARSRSKGHHYVPEQPLESEIVRSRPRSYYESPPIAKDHRDLRDFRDLREPREIRDSREIHGRPRPRTLAYQELADHERYPGLDRDSARPALEAATPSRYRHSYAEPPRLGLAALHPY